A portion of the Pomacea canaliculata isolate SZHN2017 linkage group LG13, ASM307304v1, whole genome shotgun sequence genome contains these proteins:
- the LOC112553670 gene encoding uncharacterized protein LOC112553670, with protein sequence MASRACREEAPAGHSLARVLVCVQHPHRVHPLVASWSTTMTPEEKRECRCLLRFLSDEDLVSLKDTVVGRTFPVKNRQDMIKVIIRCSSSAKELLQRRKIRREILFQYLISKSILVPSTTEKSVFIKKVLALWKSQQSVCSKPKPRASYTCMSAPASQRSTSGTATASNTFLATPTSQRSTSGTATASNTFLATPTSQRSTSGTATDSYTFLATPTSQRSTSGTATDSYTFLATPTSQRSTSGTASASYTFLETPTSQRSTSGTASASYTFLETPTSQRSTSGTASASYTFLETPTSQRSTSGTASASYTFLETPTSQRSTSGTATASNQTLQQTPERSSIYEDTKTTRTLKPIASHTRLASPASQRSTSGTTTTFNTHLATSTSRRSASETATVFTQPLQDTYPRRPFYEDRKNDRIAKHPASMTATVSITATISNQPLQETSPKISCYEYLQNQRIPKVTVSNTTCLATSDLQRQVSQTASVYNQRLKETSIRNCNEDHKSLVVSHCQPNPFKKGLGDFHKKTENEVMGESFVIWFYKLLNAENPAMNAVDEVDKFGPQHFWDNCTLRVVSRTESFSDETFTGSMLVSQRLKALVREKHVLLFNPNVSKEGVHTVKSPFGIVMVMVCGTIHQHNTCLGSFEQAFGLVRESFQSNKWKIQVTHLHVESFHVTAVPKLRNSVEQDLLVIASEHALCLSRG encoded by the exons ATGGCGTCGCGCGCTTGCCGCGAGGAGGCGCCAGCAGGCCACAGCCTTGCTCGGGTACTTGTCTGTGTACAACACCCACATCGCGTCCACCCGTTAGTGGCGTCCTGGAGCACGACGATGACACCAGAAGAGAAGAGGGAGTGTAGATGTCTGCTCCGCTTTTTAAGTGATGAAGATCTCGTGTCTTTGAAAGACACTGTAGTGGGACGAACATTTCCCGTGAAAAACAGGCAGG atatgatAAAAGTAATCATACGATGCTCTTCAAGTGCAAAAGAACTACTTCAGCGCAGAAAAATTCGAAGAGAAATTCTTTTCCAATATCTTATATCTAAGTCTATCCTTGTTCCATCAACAACAGAGAAATCTGTCTTCATCAAAAAAGTACTGGCTCTCTGGAAATCTCAGCAATCAGTGTGCAGCAAGCCAAAG CCCCGTGCTTCTTACACCTGTATGTCAGCACCTGCTTCACAGAGATCAACATCAGGAACAGCCACTGCTTCTAACACCTTTCTGGCAACACCTACCTCACAGAGATCAACATCAGGAACAGCCACTGCTTCTAACACCTTTCTGGCAACACCTACCTCACAGAGATCAACATCAGGAACAGCCACCGATTCTTACACCTTTCTGGCAACACCTACCTCACAGAGATCAACATCAGGAACAGCCACCGATTCTTACACCTTTCTGGCAACACCTACCTCACAGAGATCAACATCAGGAACAGCCTCTGCTTCTTACACCTTTCTGGAAACACCTACCTCACAGAGATCAACATCAGGAACAGCCTCTGCTTCTTACACCTTTCTGGAAACACCTACCTCACAGAGATCAACATCAGGAACAGCCTCTGCTTCTTACACCTTTCTGGAAACACCTACCTCACAGAGATCAACATCAGGAACAGCCTCTGCCTCTTACACCTTTCTGGAAACACCTACCTCACAGAGATCAACATCAGGAACAGCTACTGCTTCTAACCAGACACTACAACAAACCCCAGAAAGAAGTTCTATCTATGAGGACACAAAGACTACAAGAACTCTGAAG CCCATTGCATCTCACACCAGACTGGCATCACCTGCTTCACAGCGTTCAACATCAGGAACAACCACTACATTCAACACACATCTGGCAACATCTACTTCAAGGCGCTCAGCATCTGAAACAGCCACTGTTTTTACCCAGCCATTGCAAGATACCTATCCAAGACGACCTTTctatgaagacagaaaaaatgacagaattGCAAAG CACCCTGCATCAATGACAGCCACTGTTTCCATAACAGCCACTATTTCAAACCAGCCGCTGCAGGAGACATCTCCAAAAATAAGTTGCTATGAATACCTACAGAATCAAAGAATTCCCAAG gTCACGGTATCTAACACCACCTGTCTGGCGACATCTGATTTACAGAGACAGGTATCACAAACAGCCAGTGTTTATAACCAGCGCTTGAAAGAGACAAGTATAAGAAATTGCAATGAAGACCACAAGAGTCTGGTTGTGAGTCATTGCCAACCGAACCCATTTAAAAAAGGCCTTGGCGATTTCCATAAAAAAACAGAGAATGAAGTTATGGGGGAAAGTTTTGTCATCTGGTTTTACAAGCTCCTCAATGCTGAAAATCCAGCCATGAATGCCGTGGATGAAGTAGACAAGTTTGGACCTCAACATTTTTGGGATAACTGCACTCTGAGGGTTGTCAGCAGAACAGAAAGTTTCTCAGATGAAACATTCACTGGTAGCATGCTTGTCTCACAAAGACTGAAAGCTCTTGTCAGAGAGAAACACGTACTTTTGTTCAATCCAAATGTCAGCAAGGAAGGTGTTCATACAGTCAAAAGTCCATTTGGAATCGTCATGGTAATGGTATGTGGAACTATTCATCAACACAACACCTGTCTCGGCAGCTTTGAACAGGCTTTTGGTCTTGTCCGGGAATCTTTCCAATCCAATAAATGGAAAATTCAGGTCACACACTTGCATGTGGAGAGCTTCCATGTAACCGCTGTTCCAAAATTAAGAAATTCCGTAGAACAGGACTTGCTCGTCATTGCTAGTGAACATGCCCTATGCTTATCTCGAGGCTAG
- the LOC112553672 gene encoding uncharacterized protein LOC112553672 has translation MASRACREQAPAGHSLARVLVCVQHPHRVHPLVASWSTTMTPEEKRECRCLLHYLSDEDLASLKDTVVGRTFPVKNRQDMIKVIVRCSSSAKELLQRRKIRREILFQYLISKSILVPSTTEKSVFIKKVLALWKSQQSVCSKPKPSASYTCMSAPASQRSTSGTASASYTFLETPTSQRSTSGTATDSYTFLETPTSQRSTSGTATDSYTFLATPTSQRSTSGTASASYTFLATPTSQRSTSGTASASYTFLETPTSQRSTSGTASASYTFLETPTSQRSTSGTATASNQTLQQTPERSSIYEDTKTTRTLKPIASHTRLASPASQRSTSGTTTTFNTHLATSTSRRSASETATVSTQPLQDTYPRRPFYEDRKNDRIAKRPASMTATVSITATISNQPLQETSPKISCYEYLQNQRIPKVTVSNTTCLATSDLQRQVSQTASVYNQRLQETSIRNFNEDHKSLVVSQCQPNPFKKGLGDFHKKTENEVMGESFVIWFYKLLNAENPAMNAVDEVDKFGPQHFWDNCTLRVVSRTESFSDETFTGSLLVSQRLKALVREEHLLFNPNVSKEGVHTVKSPFGIVMVMVCGTIHQHNTCLGSFEQAFGLVRESFQSNKWKIQVTHLHVESFHVTAVPKLRNSVEQDLLAIASEHALCLSRG, from the exons ATGGCGTCGCGCGCTTGTCGTGAGCAGGCGCCAGCAGGCCACAGCCTTGCTCGGGTACTTGTCTGTGTACAACACCCACATCGCGTCCACCCGTTAGTGGCGTCCTGGAGCACGACGATGACACCAGAAGAGAAGAGGGAGTGTAGATGTCTGCTCCACTATTTAAGTGATGAAGATCTCGCATCTTTGAAAGACACTGTAGTGGGACGAACATTTCCCGTGAAAAACAGGCAGG atatgaTAAAAGTAATCGTACGATGCTCTTCAAGTGCAAAAGAACTACTTCAGCGCAGAAAAATTCGAAGAGAAATTCTTTTCCAATATCTTATATCTAAGTCTATCCTTGTTCCATCAACAACAGAGAAATCTGTCTTCATCAAAAAAGTACTGGCTCTCTGGAAATCTCAGCAATCAGTGTGCAGCAAGCCAAAG CCCTCTGCTTCTTACACCTGTATGTCAGCACCTGCTTCACAGAGATCAACATCAGGAACAGCCTCTGCTTCTTACACCTTTCTGGAAACACCTACCTCACAGAGATCAACATCAGGAACAGCCACCGATTCTTACACCTTTCTGGAAACACCTACCTCACAGAGATCAACATCAGGAACAGCCACCGATTCTTACACCTTTCTGGCAACACCTACCTCACAGAGATCAACATCAGGAACAGCCTCTGCCTCTTACACCTTTCTGGCAACACCTACCTCACAGAGATCAACATCAGGAACAGCCTCTGCTTCTTACACCTTTCTGGAAACACCTACCTCACAGAGATCAACATCAGGAACAGCCTCTGCTTCTTACACCTTTCTGGAAACACCTACTTCACAGAGATCAACATCAGGAACAGCTACTGCTTCTAACCAGACACTACAACAAACCCCAGAAAGAAGTTCTATCTATGAGGACACAAAGACTACAAGAACTCTGAAG CCCATTGCATCTCACACCAGACTGGCATCACCTGCTTCACAGCGTTCAACATCAGGAACAACCACTACATTCAACACACATCTGGCAACATCTACTTCAAGGCGCTCAGCATCTGAAACAGCCACTGTTTCTACCCAGCCATTGCAAGATACCTATCCAAGACGACCTTTctatgaagacagaaaaaatgacagaattGCAAAG CGCCCTGCATCAATGACAGCCACTGTTTCCATAACAGCCACTATTTCAAACCAGCCGCTGCAGGAGACATCTCCAAAAATAAGTTGCTATGAATACCTACAGAATCAAAGAATTCCCAAG gTCACGGTATCTAACACCACCTGTCTGGCGACATCTGATTTACAGAGACAGGTATCACAAACAGCCAGTGTTTATAACCAGCGCTTGCAAGAGACAAGTATAAGAAATTTCAATGAAGACCACAAGAGTCTGGTTGTGAGTCAATGCCAACCGAACCCATTTAAAAAAGGCCTTGGCGATTTCCATAAAAAAACAGAGAATGAAGTTATGGGGGAAAGTTTCGTCATCTGGTTTTACAAGCTCCTCAATGCTGAAAATCCAGCCATGAATGCCGTGGATGAAGTAGACAAGTTTGGACCTCAACATTTTTGGGATAACTGCACTCTGAGGGTTGTCAGCAGAACAGAAAGTTTCTCAGATGAAACATTCACTGGTAGCTTGCTTGTCTCACAAAGACTGAAAGCTCTTGTCAGAGAGGAACACCTTTTGTTCAACCCTAATGTCAGCAAGGAAGGTGTTCATACAGTCAAAAGTCCATTTGGAATCGTCATGGTAATGGTATGTGGAACTATTCATCAACACAACACCTGTCTCGGCAGCTTTGAACAGGCTTTTGGTCTTGTCCGGGAATCTTTCCAATCCAATAAATGGAAAATTCAGGTCACACACTTGCATGTGGAGAGCTTCCATGTAACCGCTGTTCCAAAATTAAGAAATTCCGTAGAACAGGACTTGCTCGCCATTGCTAGTGAACATGCCCTATGCTTATCTCGAGGCTAG